The Alnus glutinosa chromosome 3, dhAlnGlut1.1, whole genome shotgun sequence nucleotide sequence ACAAATGCAGCTCCAATTGATAAGAGATTCTCAAGAGTCTTCAATCGAGGTGCAACCATTCTGCAGAAGTTATCACATTTTAAGAGCATTAGGCATTATTCATTGCATCAATAAGAGATAAAGCAGTTTATGCCAAACTTTAAAGGCAACAAATTTTTCATGcctgcaaaaaaaataaaagagatcaTATTTAACTTGTTTCTTATGTCGGCCTCCTTTCGACCAAGTCTGGGCCTGTCAGCAGTTAGGACAAGAGCCTTGTATCCATTTTTTTCAGCTCTCTGCACCAAAACAGCTGCTATATCTCGCCTCTTGTATACCTGTTCACAAATGATTACCAAATTGAAGTGTGTTTCTATCAAACAAGATCACATTTAAGGAAACGGtaacaaaaaagattaaaattaaactaaattataagaGAACAAGAAGAATACAGTACATATAATTGAAAGAATCGAACAGCATTGCAGCTGGAAGCAACCTCCTCTACAGTGCAGGAAGACGTGAAGGATAGAACCTACAGTAAAACATAAATCAGTGTGCGAGCACCATGTGTAAGCACATtgctagaatattaattaaaattgattaaatttaccattttctattagcttaagcttttgagataactAGTGATATAACAGATGAGCTCGAATCCGTTATATAATTACCATTACGGTTTTACATGCAGCTGCTGCTCTGGCTGTGGCAACCTCTCCTACAAACAGAACATCAAGCAGTATTAGCATTTGGCAGGGGGAAGGAAATCTCAACTGAGGCCACTTCCTAGAGGGTTTAGACCTTCTGGGTGTGCCAGCTTATGCAAGGCAGTTGGAGCAATCATAATGGGCGCCGAGATATTGTACCCCAATACGGAAGTTGACAAATCTATTCTGCTTACATCCACAAGAATTCTGGGCAGGATCCTGAGAAAGCAATGAAAACTGATGGGTAAAATGCCAAGATACTGTTTGACCTATTAAGATTAGCAGGTTTTGCACATTAATTACGTGATTCTACTAAATGCTTTCACGTTCTCTTTTAAAGTGTACTCATCCTCGGCTCCACCAGCATAAAAATCATAGTGCATTTTTGGAAGGGCTTCCCTTGCCAATTCTTGGAACTCCTTCACATTTACTGCTTCACCTGCCATTATATCCTGGAACACATGGACATATATTTTCAATGAATCCATCACCAGAACCAATAGCTTTTCTATAGTTGAAAAACATGTGGAGTACAAATTCAATATCCATGAGAATTGAGATGTACAAGCAAGCCTCTAATATGCACAATAATATTCACAGGCGCAGACACAACCACTGAAAGTTACCAAAGTGCTCATctagaaaatcaatttccaagCACACCATCCATTTGGAAAATCTAGCTGATATTTTAGCAGTTCACAGCCAAAATTGTGGGAGCGAAGATCAATTAGGACCTTAAACGCCTATGTTGCCAATATGTAAACCAATCAAAAATTTGCTTTTGACCCACATAACAACAAGAACGAATTGAAAACACATGCTCCACATAGATTAAACTACGTAATTTTAAGTATACAAGATGATCAAGTAAATTTGGCCATTGTTAAGCTTACCAATGGGAGCTAGCTGAAATCCTTTGGGTTTTAGAGAAGGCGACCGGCCAGGGCAGCTTCTGAACAAATACGATTAGCTAAGAGATATAGGCCAAAGTGGTGATGAATATCTGAATTCCATCATTGCCCATGCCTCCTCATTACTGGAGCTTCCTCCAGGACTGTATTTGTCTAAATCGATGGAGCTTCGTcaattatttttgtcattttgcaGCAATAAACAATTATGGAGACTTTATTTACCATTTGTACAAAAAGTTTCTTGTCTTTTATCTCTCACAGCACAAGCTCAGCCCATTCTCTTCTACCGTTTTATCATCCACGTTGATTATTCATCAGAATTTTCCACAGAAAACCAAAAGTTACTAGATGTTTCCATGTCGAACCTCTCCAGTTCAGCTGACTGGACATCTAGACAGACCTCCTTGAGTGAAAAcgtgtgaaaaatattttcacccCGCAACAGTAACTTGAGTTGGTTTAGTGTGCTCAAATCTCAATTGAAGGGAAGCTGCAAATGACTATCGTATCGTATTGATTTGGAGAGTTTGGCAAccaatctcattttttttcttaaaaaaattaaaatttaaatcattccctttttatttcacattaataatcactttcatttttcac carries:
- the LOC133863102 gene encoding peroxisomal (S)-2-hydroxyacid oxidase GLO4-like isoform X1, with translation MAGEAVNVKEFQELAREALPKMHYDFYAGGAEDEYTLKENVKAFSRITILPRILVDVSRIDLSTSVLGYNISAPIMIAPTALHKLAHPEGEVATARAAAACKTVMVLSFTSSCTVEEVASSCNAVRFFQLYVYKRRDIAAVLVQRAEKNGYKALVLTADRPRLGRKEADIRNKMVAPRLKTLENLLSIGAAFDNGSNLEAYAKEIMDASLSWKDIEWLRSITNMPILIKGILTREDAIKAAEVGVAGIIVSNHGARQLDYTPATITVLEEVVHAVGGKVPVLFDGGVRRGTDIFKALALGAQAVLIGRPVIFGLAAKGEYGVRRVIQMLKDELELTMALSGCPSVKDITRSHVRTERERLPSML
- the LOC133863102 gene encoding peroxisomal (S)-2-hydroxyacid oxidase GLO4-like isoform X2, whose protein sequence is MAGEAVNVKEFQELAREALPKMHYDFYAGGAEDEYTLKENVKAFSRITILPRILVDVSRIDLSTSVLGYNISAPIMIAPTALHKLAHPEGEVATARAAAACKTVMVLSFTSSCTVEEVASSCNAVRFFQLYVYKRRDIAAVLVQRAEKNGYKALVLTADRPRLGRKEADIRNKMVAPRLKTLENLLSIGAAFDNGSNLEAYAKEIMDASLSWKDIEWLRSITNMPILIKGILTREDAIKAAEVGVAGIIVSNHGARQLDYTPATITVLEEVGQSIKLMLAMRFYMVFFKKLFIWFSHPVFSIHLIPRQFASCTKP